Proteins found in one Ammospiza nelsoni isolate bAmmNel1 chromosome 15, bAmmNel1.pri, whole genome shotgun sequence genomic segment:
- the ZNF185 gene encoding zinc finger protein 185 isoform X5, which yields MMSLGVTKGGPIPPTDEDRRRIIRQMKVRTTLRGDKSWIQHHNSDSDEEKSSPRSGQAAGTPPAPKPTAPQQDRSSAPKPQSGYLIRGVFTRTIDKSSSTPDPSAASPAQKNTALKGQSRSPSGYRMTTEDYKKLAPYNVRQKSVDGEEEDVPFSPDEHKKRTEAANSVLRRSAGRERAYVLSAAKKSNGSPTQEFPPLFAKRIEIEEEEGQQRRSPTVPGSSRVAPESSSANGLRKTSPGSSWDEPKAAAASPSSPKPGSRSQASPSLSDTVGTISTSAEIRNGEDRQALSGKFSLETASQAGDGDKALKGKPERFPWDEGAPKATRAATNGSFAEHTEAKNGFYPPESSLQPDVSFHPTERTPVHIENTEYSFKSSDLGYEERSSSTNPEGPSHHQPYWDETRFLDSVSLTERAQGAPGHESPPEPPRLKDPTEPSRVGSELCSQDTAGSRDRDLALSSCVQSEESTARRSSSVPGGSSIPAAEIPHANESEPRRDSRSEFSSQEGVGSAHEPQPPVPLFQERQSFGGSVPSHRIPGYVDSQVFSTRSRPGPDPKGNVYGSSSPRSSWYDSARGLGDLSPPAGRHDSFPRDPTMSMSQRSHRVPFYMDSLNSNSSRLLSSSSERLCSSHHSSGYQPDSSSAGRGILFVKEYVNTGGFAASPRHGSGSLVDLSDLERSSYSHHSYLSSAPLHRSSEPLCSYCSREIRDCPKIIIEHLNIHCHEYCFRCGICHKAMGDLLDKIFIHRDIVHCDKCYEKLF from the exons ATGATGTCCCTGGGTGTCACTAAAG gagGGCCGATCCCGCCCACGGACGAGGATCGCCGCAGGATCATCCGGCAGATGAAGGTCCGCACCACCCTGCGGGGCGACAAGAGCTGGATCCAGCACCACAACTCCGACTCGGACGAGGAGAAGAGCAGCCCCCG Gtctggccaggctgctgggacacccccagcccccaaacccactgctccccagcaggacag GTCCTCTGCCCCCAAGCCCCAGTCTGGATACCTCATCAG gggGGTGTTCACCAGGACCATCGACAAAAGCTCCTCCACGCCGGATCCttcagctgccagcccagcacagaaaaA cactgccctgaagGGACAGAGCCGCTCTCCCTCTGGATACAGGATGACCACAGAGGACTACAAGAAACT agCTCCGTACAACGTCCGGCAGAAATCCGtggatggggaggaggaggatgtgcCTTTCTCTCCGGATGAGCATAAAAAGAG gACCGAGGCTGCCAACAGCGTCCTGCGGCGCTCGGCCGGCCGCGAGCGCGCCTACGTCCTGTCCGCTGCCAAGAAGAGCAACGG CAGTCCAACCCAGGAATTCCCACCCCTGTTTGCCAAGAG AATTGAGatagaagaggaggaaggacagcagaggaggagTCCGACCGTGCCGGGTTCGTCCAGGGTTGCTCCGGAGAGCAGCAG tGCTAATGGGCTAAGGAAAACCAGCCCTGGGTCTTCCTGGGATgagccaaaggcagcagcagcctctccctccAG ccccaaaccaggcagcaggagccaagcatccccatccctgagtgacactgtggggacaaTCTCCACTTCTGCTGAAATCAG gaatggtGAGGACAGGCAGGCCCTGAGTGGGAAATTCTCCTTGGAAACGGCGTCCCAGGCTGGAGATGG tgacaaAGCTCTGAAGGGAAAGCCTGAGAGGTTCCCATGGGATGAAGGGGCCCCCAAAGCCACCAGGGCTGCCACGAATGGAAG TTTTGCTGAGCACACAGAAGCCAAGAATGGGTTTTACCCACCAGA GTCATCCTTGCAGCCTGATGTCTCTTTTCATCCCACTGAGAGAACCCCTGTGCACATTGAGAACACAGAATATTCCTTTAAAAG CTCTGACCTGGGCTatgaggagaggagcagctccacgAATCCTGAGGGTCCATCCCACCACCAGCCCTACTGGGATGAGACAAG GTTTCTGGACTCAGTCAGCCTCACTGAGAGGGCCCAAGGAGCTCCTGGCCATGagagccccccagagccccccaggctGAAGGATCCCACTGAGCCCAGCAGGGTTGG GTctgagctgtgctcccaggacactgctgggagcagggacagggacctggCACTGTCATCCTGTGTGCAGAGTGAGGAGAGCACTGCAAGAAG GTCCAGCTCTGttcctggaggaagcagcatcCCAGCTGCAGAGATTCCACATGCAAACGAGTCTGAGCCCCGCAGGGACAG CAGGTCAGAATTCAGCTCTCAGGAGGGTGTTGGCAGTGCCCACGAGCCCCAGCCCCCCGTGCCCCTGTTCCAGGAGCGCCAGTCCTTtgggggctctgtgcccagccacAGGATCCCAGGCTATGTGGACAGCCAGGTGTTCAGCACCAGGAG CAGGCCCGGCCCAGATCCCAAAGGGAATGTTtatgggagcagcagccccaggagcagctggtaTGACAGTGCCAGGGGGCTCGGGGACCTCAGCCCCCCTGCAGGACG CCATGACTCCTTTCCCAGAGATCCCACCATGTCCATGTCCCAGAGAAGCCACAGGGTGCCGTTCTACATGGACAGCTTAAACTCTAACAGCTCCAG gctcctctccagctccagtgagaggctctgcagctcccaccacAGCTCTGGGTACCAGCCTGACTCCAGCTCTGCCGG GAGAGGGATCCTCTTTGTCAAGGAGTACGTGAACACCGGCGGCTTTGCAGCCTCGCCGCGCCACGGCAG tgGCAGCCTTGTGGATCTGAGTGACCTGGAGAGAAGCAGCTACAGCCACCACAGTTACCTGTCCAGTGCTCCCCTGCACAG GTCCAGCGAGCCCCTGTGCAGCTACTGCAGCCGGGAGATCCGAGACTGCCCCAAGATCATCATCGAGCACCTGAACATCCACTGCCACGAGTACTGCTTCAGG TGTGGAATTTGCCACAAAGCAATGGGAGATCTCCTGGATAAAATATTCATCCACCGGGACATTGTGCACTGTGACAAGTGCTACGAGAAGCTCTTCTAG
- the ZNF185 gene encoding zinc finger protein 185 isoform X1, which translates to MMSLGVTKGGPIPPTDEDRRRIIRQMKVRTTLRGDKSWIQHHNSDSDEEKSSPRSGQAAGTPPAPKPTAPQQDRSSAPKPQSGYLIRGVFTRTIDKSSSTPDPSAASPAQKNTALKGQSRSPSGYRMTTEDYKKLAPYNVRQKSVDGEEEDVPFSPDEHKKRTEAANSVLRRSAGRERAYVLSAAKKSNGSPTQEFPPLFAKRIEIEEEEGQQRRSPTVPGSSRVAPESSSANGLRKTSPGSSWDEPKAAAASPSSPKPGSRSQASPSLSDTVGTISTSAEIRNGEDRQALSGKFSLETASQAGDGDKALKGKPERFPWDEGAPKATRAATNGSFAEHTEAKNGFYPPESSSGSWHSPGDAPELLRPSEPSQGDTRSSLQPDVSFHPTERTPVHIENTEYSFKSSDLGYEERSSSTNPEGPSHHQPYWDETRFLDSVSLTERAQGAPGHESPPEPPRLKDPTEPSRVGSELCSQDTAGSRDRDLALSSCVQSEESTARRSSSVPGGSSIPAAEIPHANESEPRRDSRSEFSSQEGVGSAHEPQPPVPLFQERQSFGGSVPSHRIPGYVDSQVFSTRSRPGPDPKGNVYGSSSPRSSWYDSARGLGDLSPPAGRHDSFPRDPTMSMSQRSHRVPFYMDSLNSNSSRLLSSSSERLCSSHHSSGYQPDSSSAGRGILFVKEYVNTGGFAASPRHGSGSLVDLSDLERSSYSHHSYLSSAPLHRSSEPLCSYCSREIRDCPKIIIEHLNIHCHEYCFRCGICHKAMGDLLDKIFIHRDIVHCDKCYEKLF; encoded by the exons ATGATGTCCCTGGGTGTCACTAAAG gagGGCCGATCCCGCCCACGGACGAGGATCGCCGCAGGATCATCCGGCAGATGAAGGTCCGCACCACCCTGCGGGGCGACAAGAGCTGGATCCAGCACCACAACTCCGACTCGGACGAGGAGAAGAGCAGCCCCCG Gtctggccaggctgctgggacacccccagcccccaaacccactgctccccagcaggacag GTCCTCTGCCCCCAAGCCCCAGTCTGGATACCTCATCAG gggGGTGTTCACCAGGACCATCGACAAAAGCTCCTCCACGCCGGATCCttcagctgccagcccagcacagaaaaA cactgccctgaagGGACAGAGCCGCTCTCCCTCTGGATACAGGATGACCACAGAGGACTACAAGAAACT agCTCCGTACAACGTCCGGCAGAAATCCGtggatggggaggaggaggatgtgcCTTTCTCTCCGGATGAGCATAAAAAGAG gACCGAGGCTGCCAACAGCGTCCTGCGGCGCTCGGCCGGCCGCGAGCGCGCCTACGTCCTGTCCGCTGCCAAGAAGAGCAACGG CAGTCCAACCCAGGAATTCCCACCCCTGTTTGCCAAGAG AATTGAGatagaagaggaggaaggacagcagaggaggagTCCGACCGTGCCGGGTTCGTCCAGGGTTGCTCCGGAGAGCAGCAG tGCTAATGGGCTAAGGAAAACCAGCCCTGGGTCTTCCTGGGATgagccaaaggcagcagcagcctctccctccAG ccccaaaccaggcagcaggagccaagcatccccatccctgagtgacactgtggggacaaTCTCCACTTCTGCTGAAATCAG gaatggtGAGGACAGGCAGGCCCTGAGTGGGAAATTCTCCTTGGAAACGGCGTCCCAGGCTGGAGATGG tgacaaAGCTCTGAAGGGAAAGCCTGAGAGGTTCCCATGGGATGAAGGGGCCCCCAAAGCCACCAGGGCTGCCACGAATGGAAG TTTTGCTGAGCACACAGAAGCCAAGAATGGGTTTTACCCACCAGA gtccagctctggctcctggcaCTCTCCTGGGGATGCTCCGGAGCTGCTCCGTCCCTCTGAGCCCTCCCAGGGGGACACCAG GTCATCCTTGCAGCCTGATGTCTCTTTTCATCCCACTGAGAGAACCCCTGTGCACATTGAGAACACAGAATATTCCTTTAAAAG CTCTGACCTGGGCTatgaggagaggagcagctccacgAATCCTGAGGGTCCATCCCACCACCAGCCCTACTGGGATGAGACAAG GTTTCTGGACTCAGTCAGCCTCACTGAGAGGGCCCAAGGAGCTCCTGGCCATGagagccccccagagccccccaggctGAAGGATCCCACTGAGCCCAGCAGGGTTGG GTctgagctgtgctcccaggacactgctgggagcagggacagggacctggCACTGTCATCCTGTGTGCAGAGTGAGGAGAGCACTGCAAGAAG GTCCAGCTCTGttcctggaggaagcagcatcCCAGCTGCAGAGATTCCACATGCAAACGAGTCTGAGCCCCGCAGGGACAG CAGGTCAGAATTCAGCTCTCAGGAGGGTGTTGGCAGTGCCCACGAGCCCCAGCCCCCCGTGCCCCTGTTCCAGGAGCGCCAGTCCTTtgggggctctgtgcccagccacAGGATCCCAGGCTATGTGGACAGCCAGGTGTTCAGCACCAGGAG CAGGCCCGGCCCAGATCCCAAAGGGAATGTTtatgggagcagcagccccaggagcagctggtaTGACAGTGCCAGGGGGCTCGGGGACCTCAGCCCCCCTGCAGGACG CCATGACTCCTTTCCCAGAGATCCCACCATGTCCATGTCCCAGAGAAGCCACAGGGTGCCGTTCTACATGGACAGCTTAAACTCTAACAGCTCCAG gctcctctccagctccagtgagaggctctgcagctcccaccacAGCTCTGGGTACCAGCCTGACTCCAGCTCTGCCGG GAGAGGGATCCTCTTTGTCAAGGAGTACGTGAACACCGGCGGCTTTGCAGCCTCGCCGCGCCACGGCAG tgGCAGCCTTGTGGATCTGAGTGACCTGGAGAGAAGCAGCTACAGCCACCACAGTTACCTGTCCAGTGCTCCCCTGCACAG GTCCAGCGAGCCCCTGTGCAGCTACTGCAGCCGGGAGATCCGAGACTGCCCCAAGATCATCATCGAGCACCTGAACATCCACTGCCACGAGTACTGCTTCAGG TGTGGAATTTGCCACAAAGCAATGGGAGATCTCCTGGATAAAATATTCATCCACCGGGACATTGTGCACTGTGACAAGTGCTACGAGAAGCTCTTCTAG